Genomic segment of Poecile atricapillus isolate bPoeAtr1 chromosome 8, bPoeAtr1.hap1, whole genome shotgun sequence:
AAATATTGAGGCCAGAAACCTTTCCTGATCTGATGTGTGACAAGACATTTCCATAAAGAACAAGAAAACAGCCAAGTTTCTAGTGATCAATTCCATGTGCTTTGGGAAATGCCTTTACACTTTCTGCAAATTGAAGTGTTTGAATATTTTAGTCACAGTGAGTACTGCAGAGAAACAGGATTGTAATACATTATGGGGTTCTATATACTTTTCTTTTGGCAGCAGTTTGCTCTTTCACTACACATTTTCACCATCAGCAGTGCCCAGAATTACCAAATACAAGTTAGAGGTGACTGCTGATGGTGATGCATCAAGTGCCCTTTCTGGGAGGTACAAGTGTTTGGTACAGCATCCTCTGCCATCACCAGTCTGTGACATGCCTGTTTGTAATTTACACATATTCATACCAGGGGGTGAGAGAGAGACAGAATAGAGCACAGATAGAACAGCTGCTACTTCAACTGACAAATCCAAAATTACCTGTAATTCtggttttccttccctctgcacGAACAGGTCAGTAAGATCCCACCAAGTATATAAAGGATAGATCCAGCCCAGCCTAAGTACAGAGCTTCTCCTAGTTCATACCTGAAACATGAAAGATTTTATGGAAACAGCTTATAACAGGATCACAAAGCCTGTTATGCAAACAAATTCTAATCTGTGTAGAGATCAGCTGACTGAAAGGCACTTCAAGAGTTAACAGAGAACAGATCTGGCTTTGTGTCTGCTCAGTAAAACTTCTATTTGTATAGAGTTGCTCTGCCAAATTAGAGACAGTACAGAGAGTACTAAGCAACATAAAGATAAGTAGCAATAAATAATTGTGTATATTTAACAAATTGTTGATGATAAATAATAATGACACACCTTCTGTGCAATccacaacatttattttgcCCTTTTATTGGCTGTGTCACTGAAATGATTTTGTGAAACTGAATGATTCAGATCTTACTGTCATATGCTGAGAAAAGGCAGACCACAGATATCAGTTTTCTATGGACACGACATTAAGTCACAAGTAGCTGGTTGTATAGAGCTAGTTTTCAAACTTAGATATCCTAAAGGATATCCAGCACCCTCTGTGGCTGTATGGCTGAAAGGCATTTATGAATGTcacaggctgaaaaaaaaatatctccctACTTTACTGTACAAAACTATACCTTTCAGGAAACCCCCTAGTCCAGTCCAAGGAATTCAATAATAATGAATTTGTTCCAAAGACTAGACACAACTGAGCCTGGAAAAGTCTGACAGGAGTTTCAtacaaagaggaaaacaaatttttatgATCAGAAAAAAACTATATCCATAATCCACCTGTACATCTCTGGTCTGAGATCCCAAATATCAGGGCAAAATAAGTGTCATGGACTGCATTGAAGGCATCATGGAACCTGAGATTTGTGCTTTCTTTCCACTTGGAAACACAATTATTTAAAAGTGTCAAAGCTTCTGATTCTGGAATTCTTTGCTAACAGGAGGGTTTCAGAGGTTTACACAGGTTCACAGCTCTCTGTGTTCTCATCACACATGGGAGCCACAAGGTCTCCACTGGTTTAGGTACTTCCAAACACAGAACAGGCAGAGAGTCATTATCAGAAAAACCCAGGAGTACAAATTGCACATTGCCCAGTGCCTACAGTCGTTTCTGCTCACCTGTCACCTGCAGACAAAAATGCTGTAGATGTCATACCAAagcaaaatatataaaagacaTCTGCAGGAGAACTTAATTTGCCTTCAGAGCTGTAGGAGAAACTCCTCTAAGAATTAGCAAAGGTCAACTTCACTAATTTGCTGAAGTCAGACCAGAAAATACAATCTGAAAAACCAGATTTGCCAGTCCCTTAAGAGTGATGATCAATACTGGAATGCAAGTGAATTTAAACCTGTCTCACAGACTCCATGTCCAGCTTTACCAGTGATCAAACTTAATTCATCAAGGACTGCTCAGTGAATCAATAGCTTAAATATGAAgtttagatattaaaaaatatatataaaatagttCTTTAGCTACTGAATGCAAACCTTCTGGTAACTGATTAACAGGCATTTATATTGAAGCCCCAAAGCTATAGCAGGTAACTATAAAACACACCAACTATCCAACTAACCGAAATTCCTTATCAACGGTTGTTTCAGTTCTCTAATGTATTTATTACCCTTCATATAATTCTCTCAAGGGGATATAAAGCAACAAAAAGTAACTGCACAAATACAATTTCTTTCTAAGCACTTCAttgaaaacacaggaaaaactgACAAACAATAAAGGCAGTTGCTTAAAGTACTTTGATTTATCACAAAGCACTTCACCTCTGACTTCCCTGAACTGATTCCTGGGCGGGAACTTACAAAACACTTCAAATATGAACCTAGCAACTAACGATTTATAGTTTACTGATCTATGAATTATATACTTGGTAGAAGTATATTACAGATGTCTCATATTCCACAGACAGTatctttccctctcctttcccccccTCTCTGAAGGAGAGGCCCAGCCACCTCTACCTCTGTTCCTCATTGCTGAACAGGGCACCTAGATAAGGTACCATAAGCTGCCATTTGGTTTTGACAACTGTTACTTTCATATCAGACAAAGACCAAGGGCTTTTATACCTCGAAACTTGTTTGTATGCAACTGCACTAGCTGATAATCCCACAAATTTTACCTCGTTTTAACTCATAAGGCAAACAAATATTGAGCTGTTAACATATGTAAGCCAGGCAGCAGATTTCTCTGCAGGCCACTAGCACAAAACTCAAGCTTTGTATGTGATTTTCCCTCACATGTACATCTAAGGTACTTTATTCAAACCAGAACTTGAGTTTTGTACCTCTTTTGGTCTAAATGCCAAAGCAGATTTaagaattttactttttcttcttcataacATTGAGATGTGCATTTGAGTCTCTCAAGAAAATGCAAACACAGTACAAAACCCCCTCAGATGCAGGGTTGGTATTCCTCACACATTCACTAACTCTTCCAGAAAAGaactctcctccctccccaccaacAACTCTGAGGTGAAAAAATTCCCTGAATACAATTTTTCCCTCCTGTAGGACTGGATAATTGGATCCATCCAGGCTCTGAAAATCTGGAGCAGCTGTCTAACAAACAATGGAGTTTGGTATGACAGATACATTAACTTACTTGGTTCCAGCGTACAGTTGATTAAAAAACTGAGCAGTAACCATTGCAGCATACCAAGAAATAGCCACCATGGAGCAGAGACCTACCAGAAAAAGTTTGAAAAGCACACAAGTGAATGATTCCTTCAATGGCTGTAACAGATTTAAAACAAGAACAAGTTTATTTCATTTAGTCTGGCTATGAAAGCAATTAAAAGTATCAATAGTGCTCTCATTTCAGCTTCAATATTACctcctaaaataaaaagaaatcctcCTGTGACAGTAAACTTCATTTTTCCATCTTCATCACTCAACCCAATGTTTGTGCATTTCATACCAAGCAGTGAGAATACTGCAGCTACAAATCCCAAAAGGATGGAAGTAATCATCAGGGCACGGCATGCCTGAATGTGagctaaaacagaaaaagagacaaCAAATCAGGATCTATATAGAAATTACATTAATcttgtctgggaaaaaaaaaaaaaaaaaaaagaagtgattAAAGGAGGTGACAAAATTAACAAGTGCAGTAATGAGTGAATCTTGTCCAACTTTTTCATATGGTTCAGAGAAGCCTCCAAACCTGTGTGTTTAGCCTTCAAGTCAAACAGATTTGAGAGTTTAACTATGCCTACACCTTATAAGCTCAGTAAATCCTCTTGTGTCTTTAGTAAATCCTGAAAAACTACAGCAAGCTACTCATCCCTTACATTCCTGTGAAAATGCCTAGTGGTACACATGGTCATttgcaggagcaggaaagagTCTCCTGCTCACAAgtctgtcaccctgaaaactcagcttctgagcttgctgacatggttttctaaagactttcccaggacagtaactataaacatagatatgtgtacattctttctgttacacgtcttgtgatgggcatctctcatggccaagtgcagtgagaaagtgttatcctgaccacccaatccctggctgtggtcaggagcctataaatcctggagggaaaaataaactctctcttctcttcaccacacctcgacctgtgtccgtgtgatctgttcatcttcagcggtaacacaAGTCCTCTCAATTCCTGACACGTGCACAGATGAGTGCACAGGACACATCTGAAATCCAGGTGATGGTCAAGGTGTGCAAGGCTCTGGCACTACTGAGGAACTGGAGGAAGGTGCCAGCTTTGCTGCTTCCAGGGAGGGATAGGAAAGAATTGTGCTCAAGCTAGCAGTGCACTTCAAACTTGGTGTAACAAACAGGAGGTGAGTGCATCTGAGAGCTGCAGCACTCCTCCTAAGACATTGTCTTGTGGAGAGGTTACAGCTGCTTGTGGGCACATTAAGGAATCTGGTATGCTGGCAATTCTGCATCCTTTAAACTCCTGGTCTTCACATCCTGGTATCAATTGCACAAAAACCAGGACTGGATTATTAATCAGCCTAAGAAAGAAGGTGAAACGGGGACTTTGGACTCCTTTAAAATGGCACCCTGCATTTGGCAGGCTCCAGGTCAAATGGCACTTCGGCACCTTTGTTGAGAGATAAAGCATCACAATCTGGCAGGGTCACAACTGCTAACTTTGTTGACTTGATTATCTTTAAGttctcttccaacctaaatgattctatgactctatgatTTTAATCATACATCAGAAGGGTCAGACCTGATCCCAGCTGGACACTCACATCATTGATACCAGCATTCAGGCTCTTGCTCCCTGACCATCTCCATGTCCTCCACGATAACCTAGTCTAGTTCTGTAGCAGAGTGAGCTCCAGACAACAAAAATCAGACAGAGAGACAGGAGGCAAAGTGGCACTCACACTCCAACTCAGCCTAATGTGGCTTAAGAGTACTGGTCCTACAAGCTTAAGAGTTACCAAAATAGCAATAAGCACTCATGAGATAAATACACAGAATTAAAGGCTAAAATAATTTGAGGAGTTAATGCTTTGTTAAgctctaattttaatttttttgtggaaaaaaatgaagacagtAGTAAAAGTGGAAAGACCCCTCAAAACACCACTAACAGTTCAAGGTTTTTGCCTGCAGAAGATACTGTTAAGGTAAGTACTCCACAACACTGCTTTCAGGCTTGGGATCTTACACCATGGCAATCACCCAGTGGGGTCCACATTtcacacacactcacatttCAGGTCCTGGGGACTCCTGCAATGTTACATGGGACTCCCCATCTCTTTCCAGGACACACAAGCATAGCCTTGCTTCCAATCCAATGGGAAAGGGATTTCATACAACTGTGCCACAATACCATAACCTCAACTACCTTAACTGTGCACCTTAGCTCACAATtcagaaaacacaatttttaattttaaacttagCTTATTTAACAAAATACAAAGTCAGTTCATTTTATTAGTCACACCAATTGTAAAAAATTATCCCCAAATCCTGTCATTGGAAAAACACCTATGGAACCTTAAAAAGAAGAGCGGGGGGGGATGGAGTTTAAAAAGCTTTGGCAACTAGTTATATTAAATGTTTGATTTAGTTGTGACTAGACAATGTATATGga
This window contains:
- the LOC131581681 gene encoding claudin-19-like isoform X1; translated protein: MASSCLQICAFLLALAGFTTLLVTSMSSRWKVLDTTTELVTADWVSEGLWMDCATTGVGSVQCKKFLYMLSSDPHIQACRALMITSILLGFVAAVFSLLGMKCTNIGLSDEDGKMKFTVTGGFLFILGGLCSMVAISWYAAMVTAQFFNQLYAGTKYELGEALYLGWAGSILYILGGILLTCSCRGKENQNYSPKKYAYSAAQAAIQPHMYPRSSETVISNKEYV
- the LOC131581681 gene encoding claudin-19-like isoform X4; translated protein: MDCATTGVGSVQCKKFLYMLSSDPHIQACRALMITSILLGFVAAVFSLLGMKCTNIGLSDEDGKMKFTVTGGFLFILGGLCSMVAISWYAAMVTAQFFNQLYAGTKYELGEALYLGWAGSILYILGGILLTCSCRGKENQNYSPKKYAYSAAQAAIQPHMYPRSSETVISNKEYV
- the LOC131581681 gene encoding claudin-15-like isoform X2, with amino-acid sequence MTAALEIVGFLLCLGGLAVIGATLPNNYWKVSSIHGSVITTSTLFENLWKSCAEDSTGVSNCRDFDSMLALPAHIQACRALMITSILLGFVAAVFSLLGMKCTNIGLSDEDGKMKFTVTGGFLFILGGLCSMVAISWYAAMVTAQFFNQLYAGTKYELGEALYLGWAGSILYILGGILLTCSCRGKENQNYSPKKYAYSAAQAAIQPHMYPRSSETVISNKEYV
- the LOC131581681 gene encoding claudin-19-like isoform X3 — protein: MSSRWKVLDTTTELVTADWVSEGLWMDCATTGVGSVQCKKFLYMLSSDPHIQACRALMITSILLGFVAAVFSLLGMKCTNIGLSDEDGKMKFTVTGGFLFILGGLCSMVAISWYAAMVTAQFFNQLYAGTKYELGEALYLGWAGSILYILGGILLTCSCRGKENQNYSPKKYAYSAAQAAIQPHMYPRSSETVISNKEYV